Proteins encoded by one window of Armatimonadota bacterium:
- the lipB gene encoding lipoyl(octanoyl) transferase LipB: MGRTGWLLDLDRGLTPYAEAWALQKLLVAARQRGAISDGLILLEHEPVFTIGRSTKAEHLLFPREALRAQGFGVYEIERGGSITYHGPSQLVGYPILDLRGYGEDIVGFMRSLEETLLRTLADFGIAAGRLPGYPGVWVGGEKIASVGVAVKRRVTMHGFALNVDPDLGHFALINPCGLGKPVTSMARLLGRPVAMADVRAAYARRFAEVYDLALEPVTVEALRARAAVEPAGAVGAGSPP, from the coding sequence ATGGGACGGACCGGGTGGCTGCTGGATCTGGATCGGGGGCTGACGCCCTACGCCGAGGCGTGGGCGCTGCAGAAGCTGCTGGTGGCCGCGCGCCAGCGGGGGGCGATCTCCGACGGGCTGATCCTGCTGGAGCACGAACCCGTCTTCACCATCGGGCGGTCGACGAAGGCCGAGCACCTGCTCTTTCCGCGTGAGGCTCTGCGGGCGCAGGGGTTCGGCGTCTACGAGATCGAACGCGGCGGCAGCATTACCTACCACGGGCCGAGCCAGCTGGTGGGCTACCCGATCCTCGACCTGCGCGGGTACGGCGAGGACATCGTGGGCTTCATGCGGTCGCTGGAAGAGACGCTGCTGCGCACCCTGGCCGATTTCGGCATCGCCGCCGGCCGACTGCCGGGATACCCCGGGGTGTGGGTCGGCGGGGAGAAGATCGCCTCCGTCGGGGTGGCGGTGAAGCGCAGGGTGACGATGCACGGCTTCGCCCTGAACGTCGATCCCGACCTCGGCCACTTCGCCCTGATCAACCCCTGCGGCCTGGGCAAACCGGTCACGTCGATGGCCCGGCTGCTGGGCCGTCCCGTGGCCATGGCCGACGTCCGCGCCGCGTACGCCCGGCGCTTCGCGGAGGTGTACGACCTCGCGCTGGAGCCCGTCACGGTGGAGGCGCTGCGGGCCAGGGCGGCCGTCGAGCCGGCCGGCGCCGTCGGCGCGGGGTCGCCGCCATGA
- a CDS encoding ABC transporter ATP-binding protein, with amino-acid sequence MSDAIRLRGLHKSFGALPVLRGFDLTVRRGTILSLLGPSGCGKTTVLRLVAGLEVPDAGTVEIDGQVVSGPGVMVPPERRRIGMVFQEYALFPHLNVGQNVAYGLPGRSADPGRVAALLDLVGLAGLQDRMAYELSGGQQQRVALARALARDPLVVLLDEPFSNLDADLRQQLREEMREILLRTRTTAVFVTHDQEEALQIGDEVAVMHRGVVEQVGTPEAVYQQPRTRFIANFLGRADFLPATVTAQGLRTEVGLIPQRPPLAEGTAVDLLVRADDVAIAPGEGGVVVSRMFRGMQHLYRVRLPSGRILHSLQDHTVHYPPGATVRVAIDPGHPLVCFPNGEAVLADVVPAVDPPR; translated from the coding sequence ATGAGTGACGCGATCCGCCTCCGCGGTCTGCACAAATCCTTCGGGGCGCTGCCCGTCCTCCGGGGCTTCGATCTCACGGTGCGGCGGGGAACAATCCTCTCCCTGCTGGGGCCCTCCGGCTGCGGCAAGACCACGGTGCTGCGGCTCGTCGCCGGCCTCGAGGTCCCGGACGCGGGCACGGTGGAGATCGACGGCCAGGTGGTGAGCGGGCCGGGGGTGATGGTGCCTCCCGAGCGCCGGCGGATCGGGATGGTGTTCCAGGAGTACGCGCTGTTCCCGCACCTGAACGTGGGACAGAATGTCGCCTACGGGCTCCCCGGGAGAAGCGCCGACCCCGGCCGCGTCGCCGCGCTGCTGGACCTCGTCGGACTGGCCGGGCTGCAGGACCGGATGGCCTACGAGCTCTCCGGAGGCCAGCAGCAGCGGGTCGCCCTGGCCCGGGCCCTGGCCCGCGACCCGCTGGTCGTCCTCCTGGACGAGCCCTTCAGCAACCTGGACGCCGACCTCCGGCAGCAGCTGCGGGAGGAGATGCGGGAGATTCTCCTGCGCACCCGCACCACCGCGGTCTTCGTCACCCACGACCAGGAGGAAGCGCTCCAGATCGGCGACGAAGTCGCGGTCATGCACCGGGGCGTGGTCGAGCAGGTCGGCACGCCGGAGGCGGTCTACCAGCAGCCGCGGACGCGGTTCATCGCCAACTTTTTGGGTCGGGCCGACTTCCTCCCCGCCACGGTGACCGCGCAGGGACTGCGCACGGAGGTCGGTCTGATCCCGCAGCGGCCGCCGCTGGCGGAGGGGACCGCCGTGGACCTCCTGGTGCGGGCCGACGATGTGGCGATCGCGCCGGGCGAGGGGGGCGTGGTGGTGTCGCGGATGTTCAGAGGGATGCAGCACCTCTACCGCGTCCGGCTGCCCTCGGGGCGCATCCTGCACAGCCTGCAGGACCACACCGTGCACTACCCGCCGGGCGCGACGGTGCGGGTGGCCATCGACCCGGGTCACCCGCTCGTCTGCTTCCCCAACGGCGAGGCCGTGCTGGCCGATGTCGTGCCGGCGGTCGACCCGCCGCGATGA
- a CDS encoding cystathionine beta-synthase — MATVYLPTPLRRLTGGQAKVAVRAADVGEALEALERQFPGIRRELCDEAGGVRAFINVFVNGVEIRQRQGLGTPLEEGDEVSIIPAMAGGAEEICDTILEVIGRTPLVRLHKVTRGVRAEVVAKLEFLNPGGSVKDRIGPAMIEEAERSGALRPGGTIVEATSGNTGVGLAIAAAVRGYRTIFVMPDKMSEEKIRLLRAFGARVVITPTAVAPEDPRSYYSVSRRLAQETPNAFYANQYANPANPQAHYRTTGPEIWRQTGGRIDLLVVAMGTGGTISGAGRYLKERQPRLRVIGVDPVGSVFYEYFRTGRLPEPHTYKVEGIGEDFLPQTMDFSVLDDVVQVSDREAFLTARRLVREEGIFCGGSGGAAVAGAVKYLRTLPETGAGLRAVVILPDSGSRYLSKLFSDDWMREHGFLETPGVVGDLLRGREGRLVTASRGDAMNDVIAKMKAHDVSQLPVLDEGRLVGMISEVDLLNALLQGDHRGADPIESIVDPAPPVVDPQTPVDALAGIFLSANAAVVVDHGAVVGIVTKIDVIDYLARQVGRS; from the coding sequence ATGGCCACCGTCTACCTTCCCACCCCGCTGCGCCGGCTGACCGGCGGACAGGCCAAGGTGGCCGTCCGCGCCGCCGATGTCGGCGAGGCGCTGGAGGCCCTGGAGCGGCAGTTTCCCGGGATCCGGCGCGAGCTGTGCGACGAGGCGGGCGGGGTGCGGGCCTTCATCAACGTCTTCGTCAACGGCGTCGAGATCCGGCAGCGGCAGGGCCTGGGCACGCCCCTGGAGGAGGGCGACGAGGTCTCGATCATCCCGGCCATGGCCGGCGGGGCGGAGGAGATCTGCGACACCATCCTGGAGGTCATCGGCCGCACACCGCTGGTCCGGCTGCACAAGGTGACGCGGGGTGTGCGGGCCGAGGTGGTGGCCAAACTCGAGTTCCTCAACCCCGGAGGATCGGTGAAGGACCGGATCGGCCCGGCGATGATCGAGGAGGCCGAACGCTCCGGCGCGCTGCGGCCGGGCGGCACGATCGTGGAGGCCACCTCGGGAAACACCGGCGTCGGCCTGGCCATCGCCGCCGCGGTCCGCGGCTACCGGACGATCTTCGTCATGCCGGACAAGATGTCGGAGGAGAAGATCCGCCTGCTGCGCGCCTTCGGCGCGCGGGTGGTGATCACGCCCACCGCGGTGGCGCCGGAGGATCCGCGCAGCTACTACAGCGTCAGCCGGCGCCTGGCGCAGGAAACGCCCAACGCCTTCTACGCGAACCAGTACGCCAATCCGGCCAACCCCCAGGCCCACTACCGGACCACGGGCCCGGAGATCTGGCGCCAGACCGGCGGCCGGATCGACCTCCTCGTCGTGGCCATGGGCACCGGCGGGACGATTTCCGGCGCCGGCCGCTACCTGAAGGAGCGGCAGCCGCGCCTGCGGGTGATCGGCGTCGACCCGGTCGGCTCGGTCTTCTACGAGTACTTCCGGACCGGCCGCCTGCCCGAACCCCACACCTACAAGGTGGAGGGGATCGGCGAAGACTTCCTCCCCCAGACCATGGATTTCTCGGTGCTGGACGACGTCGTCCAGGTGTCCGACCGGGAGGCGTTCCTCACCGCCCGCCGCCTGGTCCGGGAGGAGGGCATCTTCTGCGGCGGCAGCGGCGGCGCCGCGGTGGCCGGCGCGGTCAAGTATCTGCGGACGCTGCCCGAGACGGGCGCCGGCCTGCGCGCGGTGGTCATCCTGCCGGACTCCGGCTCGCGCTACCTCAGCAAGCTCTTCAGCGACGACTGGATGCGCGAGCACGGGTTCCTCGAGACGCCCGGGGTGGTGGGCGATCTCCTCCGGGGCCGGGAGGGCCGGCTGGTCACGGCCTCGCGGGGCGACGCGATGAACGACGTCATCGCCAAGATGAAGGCACACGACGTCTCGCAGCTGCCCGTGCTGGACGAGGGCAGGCTGGTGGGCATGATCTCCGAGGTGGACCTCCTCAACGCGCTGCTCCAGGGCGACCACCGGGGGGCCGATCCCATCGAGTCCATCGTCGATCCCGCGCCGCCGGTGGTCGACCCGCAGACGCCGGTGGACGCCCTGGCCGGGATCTTCCTCTCCGCCAACGCCGCGGTCGTCGTGGACCACGGCGCCGTGGTGGGGATCGTCACGAAGATCGACGTCATCGACTACCTGGCCAGGCAGGTCGGGCGGTCCTGA
- a CDS encoding LytTR family DNA-binding domain-containing protein, translating to MAAPARLPIHLDGEIRLLPLEEILYCYADGGRVRVVTERDELPVRWTLTTVARRLEPAPFFRAHRAYLVNLEHVRSIIPWTRNAYSLALDGRKEVPLSRHRVKALRLLLRW from the coding sequence ATGGCCGCTCCGGCGCGGTTGCCCATCCACCTGGACGGCGAGATCCGGCTGCTGCCGCTGGAAGAGATCCTGTACTGCTATGCCGACGGCGGCCGCGTCCGCGTCGTCACCGAGCGGGATGAACTGCCCGTCCGCTGGACCCTGACCACCGTCGCGCGGCGCCTGGAGCCCGCCCCCTTCTTCCGCGCCCACCGCGCCTACCTGGTCAACCTGGAGCATGTGCGCAGCATCATCCCCTGGACGCGCAACGCCTACAGCCTGGCCCTCGACGGCCGGAAGGAGGTGCCCCTCAGCCGCCACCGCGTCAAGGCGCTGCGCCTGCTGCTGCGCTGGTAG
- a CDS encoding response regulator transcription factor: MSAIRLLLVDDHRLVAETLAVLLRSDPAFEVVGLAASGPEALALTRRLQPSVVLMDIGLPGMDGVEATWALRRQFPAIPVLVLTMFHQEPYVLEALRAGASGYLLKTAPAAQLVEAVRRVASGQRVIDPAIAPAAVQRAAAPRIASRGPFPLSRREIEVVQQVVAGHSVRDIARELHLSAHTVRNHLKSAYRKLGVHSQAEVAVHALRRGIACA; encoded by the coding sequence GTGTCTGCCATCCGCCTGCTCCTCGTCGATGACCACCGCCTGGTGGCGGAAACGCTGGCCGTCCTGCTGCGCTCCGACCCCGCCTTCGAGGTTGTGGGGCTGGCCGCCAGCGGCCCGGAAGCCCTGGCCCTGACCCGTCGTCTCCAGCCCTCGGTGGTGCTCATGGACATCGGGCTGCCCGGCATGGACGGTGTGGAAGCCACCTGGGCGCTGCGACGGCAGTTCCCGGCGATCCCCGTGCTGGTCCTGACGATGTTCCACCAGGAACCCTACGTCCTGGAGGCTTTGCGCGCCGGCGCCTCCGGCTACCTCCTCAAGACCGCTCCGGCCGCGCAGCTGGTGGAGGCCGTCCGCCGGGTGGCCTCCGGCCAGCGGGTGATCGATCCGGCCATCGCTCCCGCCGCCGTGCAGCGGGCCGCCGCGCCGCGGATCGCCTCCCGCGGACCGTTCCCCCTGTCCCGCCGGGAGATCGAGGTGGTCCAGCAGGTGGTGGCCGGACACTCGGTGCGCGACATCGCGCGGGAGCTGCACCTCAGCGCCCACACCGTGCGCAACCACCTCAAGTCGGCCTACCGCAAACTCGGCGTGCACAGCCAGGCCGAAGTCGCCGTGCACGCCCTGCGTCGCGGGATCGCCTGCGCCTGA
- the rsrA gene encoding mycothiol system anti-sigma-R factor — MSEIDCEQVLEQVWSYLDGEVSEDAYLEIRAHVAECEGCGSKYEFQRRLMALIEEKCREGPMPPELRRRLFRLLEGEGASEGAIRPPVPPG; from the coding sequence ATGAGCGAGATCGACTGTGAACAGGTACTGGAGCAGGTCTGGAGCTATCTGGACGGCGAGGTCTCCGAAGACGCCTACCTGGAGATCCGGGCCCACGTCGCCGAGTGCGAGGGGTGCGGTTCGAAGTACGAGTTCCAGCGCCGCCTGATGGCGCTGATCGAAGAGAAGTGTCGGGAAGGCCCCATGCCCCCCGAGTTGCGGCGGCGCCTCTTCCGTCTCCTCGAGGGAGAAGGGGCGTCCGAGGGCGCCATCCGACCACCAGTCCCGCCGGGCTAG
- a CDS encoding sigma-70 family RNA polymerase sigma factor, with protein sequence MGAGVLVHQREYTAEDRARFEAMVSEHLDGLFGASLRLTRNRTRAEDLLQETFLRAWRSFHTFRPGTNVRAWLYRILMNAYIDGYRKGEREPEVVDQEDVDEFYLYSKVHESEDFRRAGNPEELLLSSLMDADVKGALDSLPEAFRNVVILADIEGFSYREIAEILGIPIGTVMSRLHRGRRQLQVKLWEYARRARYVGAGPSPASGTGGTR encoded by the coding sequence ATGGGAGCCGGGGTATTGGTCCACCAGCGCGAATATACGGCCGAGGACCGGGCGCGGTTCGAAGCCATGGTCAGCGAACATCTGGACGGCCTCTTTGGGGCCAGCCTGCGCCTGACCCGGAACCGCACGCGGGCGGAGGATCTGCTCCAGGAGACCTTCCTGCGGGCCTGGCGGTCCTTCCACACCTTCCGTCCGGGCACCAACGTTCGCGCCTGGCTGTACCGCATCCTCATGAACGCCTACATCGACGGCTACCGCAAGGGCGAGCGCGAGCCGGAGGTGGTGGACCAGGAAGATGTGGACGAGTTCTATCTCTACTCCAAGGTGCACGAGAGCGAGGATTTCCGTCGGGCCGGCAACCCCGAAGAGCTGCTCCTGAGCAGCCTGATGGATGCCGACGTCAAAGGGGCGCTGGACAGCCTGCCCGAGGCCTTCCGCAACGTGGTCATCCTGGCGGACATCGAGGGCTTCTCCTACCGGGAGATCGCGGAGATCCTGGGCATTCCCATCGGCACCGTGATGTCGCGCCTGCACCGCGGGCGCCGCCAGCTCCAGGTCAAGCTCTGGGAGTATGCACGCCGCGCCCGTTACGTCGGTGCCGGGCCGTCTCCGGCGAGCGGGACGGGTGGGACCCGATGA
- a CDS encoding Nif3-like dinuclear metal center hexameric protein gives MTTDEIMSLALELAGMDRVPEDSAVFVPGRNIRRVLFGVDVGAAEIALARALGFDLVIAHHPTGVYIDEWKVLARHIQFMTASGVPEEAAREAIADRIEATKLRGQISNADHVPSTARLLGMPFMNIHAPLDEIGRRRMRRQVDAVLADGRARVADVVEALAALPEMRAAPTTVQLVLGHPDHPVRTVVVAHGALTNGGYPVARTCFAHGVDVVVYIHIDYADLQRLRAEGRGNLIITGHLAGDAVGFTPFLAALRRRGLEVTTFSGVIEPPA, from the coding sequence ATGACCACCGACGAGATCATGAGCCTGGCCCTGGAGCTGGCGGGGATGGACCGCGTGCCCGAGGACTCCGCGGTCTTCGTTCCCGGCCGCAACATCCGCCGCGTGCTGTTCGGGGTGGACGTGGGCGCGGCGGAGATCGCCCTGGCCCGGGCCCTGGGCTTCGACCTCGTCATCGCCCACCATCCCACCGGGGTCTACATCGACGAGTGGAAGGTCCTCGCCCGCCACATCCAGTTCATGACCGCCTCCGGCGTCCCGGAGGAGGCGGCGCGGGAGGCGATCGCCGACCGCATCGAGGCGACGAAACTCCGCGGGCAGATCTCCAACGCCGACCACGTGCCGTCCACGGCGCGGCTGCTGGGGATGCCCTTCATGAACATCCACGCTCCTCTGGACGAGATCGGCCGACGGCGGATGCGCCGGCAGGTGGACGCGGTGCTGGCGGACGGCCGGGCCCGCGTGGCCGATGTAGTGGAGGCCCTCGCCGCGCTGCCGGAGATGCGCGCGGCGCCCACCACGGTGCAGCTGGTCCTGGGGCACCCCGACCATCCCGTCCGCACCGTGGTGGTCGCCCACGGCGCGCTGACCAACGGGGGCTATCCCGTGGCCCGCACCTGCTTCGCCCACGGCGTGGACGTCGTCGTCTACATCCACATCGACTACGCCGACCTGCAGCGGCTGCGGGCCGAGGGTCGGGGCAACCTGATCATCACCGGCCACCTGGCCGGCGACGCCGTGGGCTTCACCCCCTTCCTGGCCGCGCTGCGCCGGCGCGGCCTGGAGGTGACGACCTTCAGCGGGGTGATCGAGCCGCCGGCATGA
- a CDS encoding DUF2283 domain-containing protein: protein MRLAYDAQADALSLTFREGTVRSSREIARSVIVNLDPAGEPVAIEILNARRWIGRRGLSRIAIDLQDLWPAE, encoded by the coding sequence ATGCGCCTGGCCTACGATGCTCAGGCCGACGCCCTGAGTCTGACCTTCAGGGAGGGGACCGTGAGGAGCAGCCGGGAGATCGCCCGGAGCGTGATCGTCAATCTCGACCCGGCTGGGGAACCGGTGGCGATCGAAATCCTCAACGCCCGGCGATGGATCGGACGAAGGGGGCTGAGCCGGATCGCCATCGATCTGCAGGACCTCTGGCCGGCGGAGTGA
- a CDS encoding Rrf2 family transcriptional regulator has translation MKVSTRAEYGLRALIDLANHYGEGPVQSRDIAERQGLPEPYLNQLMTTLRRAGLVSSKRGPTGGHTLARPPEQISLHEAFDVLEGSTAPWWCVETSEPDCVYAAGCSLRPVWHAINGAVAQVLKGISLADVSARARQPAGRV, from the coding sequence ATGAAGGTCAGCACGCGCGCGGAGTACGGTCTGCGGGCGCTGATCGACCTCGCCAACCACTACGGCGAGGGGCCGGTGCAGAGCCGCGACATCGCCGAGCGGCAGGGACTGCCGGAGCCCTACCTGAACCAGCTGATGACAACGCTGCGGCGGGCCGGTCTGGTGAGCAGCAAGCGCGGGCCCACGGGCGGCCACACCCTGGCCAGGCCGCCGGAACAGATCAGCCTGCACGAGGCCTTCGACGTCCTGGAGGGGTCCACCGCTCCCTGGTGGTGCGTGGAGACCAGCGAGCCGGACTGCGTCTACGCGGCCGGGTGCAGCCTGCGTCCGGTGTGGCACGCCATCAACGGCGCCGTGGCGCAGGTCCTCAAAGGAATCTCGCTCGCCGACGTCAGCGCCCGCGCGCGGCAACCCGCGGGCCGGGTCTGA
- a CDS encoding pyridoxal-phosphate dependent enzyme — MLDCIGNTPLIRLRRLTADLPPAVEVYIKAEWFNPGGSVKDRPVRAIIEDAERDGRLRPGRIILDASSGNAGIAYAMIGAAKGYPVHLVVPENVSAERKAILRAYGAEVRYSNPLEGSDGAILLARELARAAPDRYFYADQYNNPSNVRAHYTTTGPEVYAQTGGRITHFVAGLGTSGTIMGAGRYLRERTPGVTIVAVEPDSGLHGIEGLKHMATAIVPGIYDPAGHDLKVSVPTEAAYAMARRLAREEGILAGQSAGAAAVGALAVAHTLEAGVVVAIGPDGGDRYLSTAMWETSPQFASDDGFVTVEGRLGEGTSVSFRRRFCYKRRVDAVVLAAGHLAAVLSQALEEAPLECCGLLLGHGHRVERVFRGTNIDHSPVTYNMDPQELYRAHRLMEAEGLELTAIYHSHPRTRAYPSSTDIAKATYPDSFYLIVSLQDPSCPEVRVFRIVEGRVSEGTVIVA, encoded by the coding sequence GTGCTGGACTGCATCGGCAACACCCCGCTGATCCGCCTGCGGCGGCTGACCGCCGATCTGCCGCCCGCCGTGGAGGTCTACATCAAGGCGGAGTGGTTCAATCCCGGGGGGTCGGTGAAGGACCGGCCGGTGCGGGCGATCATCGAGGACGCGGAGCGGGACGGGCGGCTCCGGCCCGGCCGCATCATCCTGGATGCTTCCTCGGGCAACGCCGGGATCGCCTACGCCATGATCGGGGCGGCCAAGGGCTATCCGGTGCACCTGGTCGTGCCCGAGAACGTGAGCGCCGAGCGCAAGGCCATCCTGCGGGCCTACGGCGCCGAGGTGCGGTACTCGAACCCGCTCGAGGGCTCCGACGGGGCGATCCTCCTGGCGCGGGAACTGGCCCGCGCCGCGCCCGACCGCTACTTCTACGCCGACCAGTACAACAACCCCAGCAACGTCCGCGCCCACTACACCACCACGGGTCCGGAAGTCTACGCGCAGACGGGCGGACGGATCACGCACTTCGTGGCCGGATTGGGCACCAGCGGGACGATCATGGGCGCCGGACGGTACCTGCGCGAGCGAACCCCCGGCGTGACGATCGTCGCCGTGGAGCCGGACAGCGGCCTGCACGGGATCGAGGGGCTCAAACACATGGCCACGGCCATCGTCCCCGGCATCTACGATCCGGCGGGGCACGACCTCAAGGTGTCCGTCCCGACCGAAGCGGCCTACGCCATGGCCCGGCGGCTGGCGCGCGAGGAAGGCATCCTGGCGGGACAGTCCGCCGGGGCGGCCGCGGTCGGCGCGCTGGCCGTGGCCCACACCCTGGAGGCCGGCGTGGTGGTGGCGATCGGTCCCGACGGGGGGGACCGGTACCTCTCCACGGCGATGTGGGAGACCTCGCCGCAGTTTGCGTCGGACGACGGGTTCGTGACCGTGGAAGGGCGCCTGGGGGAGGGAACGTCGGTTTCTTTCCGGCGGCGGTTCTGCTATAAAAGGAGGGTAGACGCCGTCGTCCTGGCCGCCGGACACCTGGCGGCGGTGCTCTCCCAGGCGCTGGAGGAGGCGCCCCTGGAGTGCTGCGGGCTGCTCCTGGGGCACGGGCACCGGGTGGAGCGGGTCTTCCGGGGGACGAATATCGACCACAGCCCGGTGACCTACAACATGGATCCCCAGGAGCTGTACCGGGCGCACCGGCTGATGGAGGCCGAGGGGCTGGAGCTGACGGCGATCTATCACTCGCACCCGAGGACGAGGGCCTATCCGTCCAGCACCGACATCGCCAAGGCCACCTATCCCGACTCCTTCTACCTCATCGTCTCGTTGCAGGATCCCTCCTGTCCCGAGGTGCGGGTCTTCCGGATCGTCGAGGGCCGGGTCAGCGAAGGGACCGTGATCGTGGCATGA
- a CDS encoding cystathionine gamma-synthase: MTRRFETRAIHDGQAPDPATGAVIPPIYQTSTFAQSAPGEHRGYEYARTGNPTRTALETALASLEEGSYGLAFASGMAAITAVAYLLNPGDHVLLPDDVYGGTYRLFVRVLRRYGIQSACVDMTDPTQVEAAFTPRTRMVLIETPTNPYLKILDLARLADLGHGRDALVVVDNTFASPYFQRPLRFGADIVVHSTTKYLGGHSDVVGGAVVTSSKEIYETLKFHQNAAGAVPGPFDCWLVLRGLRTLAVRMEAHARNAMRIAEFLRSHRGVSRVCYPGLPEHPGYEIARRQMSGFGGMVSFIVKGGEAAARAVAARVRVITLAESLGGVESLLDHPASMTHASLAGSPLQIDPGLLRLSVGIEHPDDLVEDLQQALASAAS; the protein is encoded by the coding sequence ATGACCCGACGCTTCGAGACCCGCGCCATCCACGACGGTCAGGCCCCCGATCCCGCCACCGGCGCCGTCATCCCGCCCATCTACCAGACCTCCACCTTCGCCCAGTCCGCCCCGGGCGAGCACCGAGGATACGAGTACGCCCGCACGGGGAATCCGACGCGCACCGCGCTGGAGACGGCCCTCGCCTCCCTGGAGGAAGGCAGTTACGGACTGGCCTTCGCCTCGGGGATGGCGGCGATCACCGCGGTGGCCTACCTGCTCAACCCCGGCGACCACGTCCTGCTGCCCGACGACGTCTACGGCGGGACGTACCGGCTGTTCGTGCGGGTGCTGCGGCGCTACGGCATCCAGTCGGCCTGTGTGGACATGACCGATCCGACGCAGGTCGAGGCGGCGTTCACGCCCCGCACCCGGATGGTGTTGATCGAGACCCCGACCAACCCGTATCTGAAGATTCTGGACCTGGCCCGCCTGGCCGACCTCGGCCACGGCCGGGACGCCCTGGTCGTGGTGGACAACACCTTCGCCTCGCCGTACTTCCAGCGCCCGCTGCGCTTCGGCGCCGACATCGTCGTCCATTCCACCACCAAGTACCTCGGCGGCCACAGCGACGTGGTGGGCGGCGCGGTGGTGACCTCGAGCAAGGAGATCTACGAGACGCTGAAGTTCCACCAGAACGCCGCCGGCGCCGTCCCGGGGCCCTTCGACTGCTGGCTGGTCCTGCGCGGGCTGCGCACGCTGGCCGTGCGGATGGAAGCCCACGCGCGAAACGCCATGCGCATTGCCGAGTTCCTCAGAAGCCACCGTGGCGTGTCGCGCGTGTGCTATCCGGGGTTGCCCGAGCACCCGGGGTATGAGATCGCCCGTCGACAGATGAGCGGATTCGGCGGGATGGTGTCGTTCATTGTGAAGGGAGGAGAGGCCGCGGCCCGGGCGGTGGCCGCCCGGGTCCGGGTCATCACCCTGGCCGAGAGCCTGGGGGGCGTGGAGTCGCTGCTGGACCATCCGGCCAGCATGACCCACGCCAGTCTGGCCGGCTCCCCGCTGCAGATCGATCCGGGGCTGCTGCGCCTCTCCGTCGGAATTGAGCACCCCGACGATCTCGTTGAGGACTTGCAGCAGGCGCTCGCTTCGGCCGCGTCCTGA